A genomic window from Rhea pennata isolate bPtePen1 chromosome 12, bPtePen1.pri, whole genome shotgun sequence includes:
- the SNTN gene encoding sentan, with protein MHLRWSRQVVTVPLSSLATSIPIPRQLASVKALRKGSDLEKAFATAALVYNNSAGPEGKLGKGEAKSLLQAQFLRFIEGQESKPKYQEIISALDEESENKIDFEDFMILLVSLALMSDLLREIRNVKTTK; from the exons ATGCACCTGCGATGGAGCCGTCAGGTGGTAACTgtgcctctctcctctctcGCTACCAGCATACCTATCCCCAGGCAGCTGGCCTCCGTCAAAG CTCTTCGGAAAGGCTCAGACCttgaaaaagcttttgcaaCCGCCGCTTTGGTGTATAACAACTCCGCCGGCCCCGAGGGCAAACTGGGCAAAGGGGAAGCCAAAAGCCTGCTGCAAGCCCAGTTTCTGAGGTTCATAGAG GGCCAAGAAAGCAAACCAAAATACCAGGAAATAATTTCTGCCCTGGATGAGGAGTCGGAGAACAAAATTGATTTTGAAGACTTCATGATTTTGTTAGTCAGTCTCGCTCTAATGTCTGACCTGCTGCGGGAGATCAGAAATGTGAAAACCACAAAGTGA